The following are encoded in a window of Manduca sexta isolate Smith_Timp_Sample1 chromosome 16, JHU_Msex_v1.0, whole genome shotgun sequence genomic DNA:
- the LOC115447574 gene encoding uncharacterized protein LOC115447574 — MVMTCAVGMGDAVLRERLPALWRRIEDAHYSYLETDDSPDKLHQKKKLEDYIIEYLSLVPHACKYGLTETGKVFQRTINELPDFSAYRAGLGWAALARYAANLLAQPWRKEYRVIRLYCGYFKHEVEANMVGAETMLHAMGYKPVGSGRLVLEAPICPDMVAAVSRDALIAQCECQIMCQIWEAVWSSGRRVSWAGVAAERAARAAPAAAAAAALSGARRARAHRHDADIYSNISSTVPETQHHKLIDTRYHNDMTSQCNHMCAEVPLEEPVPMVQPYMVPAVPQMMYQIPHQHLHDAPVTVPQCSNVAMMTPYGVPYYYPVQAPYMIPTPVYPPIKHATNVPVNGYPPVHPCRYPSVTTAQLIELDSPSVYENGKFERHRDDERPHRRSRPDSSRRNSTSKSGMSDVTLPSLPRSDTQPSLSKAREDGMGTYESWDYVFRNLSSKEHEGDARSQFSPSLDRDSRTLDRLDREERRARYQPTTLDLEDGLQALNLDRTYDEEMYRTAKVNENLMRLKQEQEMKRAKQLAKKKHEEAKPKKQLPQEPVGNPKADALIPAKVAPDKVKLLTKKEIKDRKDIIKQQNSVNGSVQSTADVKKVRKPTKLVAQEIERPKSRTIENGAQSTSHSLKNSSATSTQPSYELKAQLIVSLDETDHARHSPPRHLHNGDRPPSRPPSRPPSRPPSRSPHRDAAARDTWQCGTCTYLNANSLSACEMCGKSKRGPEIQPLTSGGRECPACTLVNQRDAKTCDACGTSLEHCPTYI, encoded by the exons ATGGTTATGACGTGCGCCGTGGGCATGGGCGACGCGGTGCTGCGCGAGCGGCTGCCCGCGCTGTGGCGGCGCATCGAGGACGCGCACTACAGCTACCTCGAGACCGACGACAGCCCAGACAAGCTGCACCAGAAGAAGAAACTTGAAG ACTACATAATCGAATATCTGTCGCTGGTGCCTCACGCTTGTAAGTACGGCCTCACCGAGACAGGCAAGGTGTTCCAGCGCACAATCAACGAGCTGCCCGACTTCAGTGCGTACCGCGCGGGGCTGGGGTGGGCCGCTCTGGCGAGGTACGCGGCCAATCTCCTCGCTCAGCCATGGAGGAAGGAATACAGAGTTATACGG TTGTACTGCGGATACTTCAAGCATGAAGTAGAGGCGAATATGGTGGGCGCTGAGACGATGCTGCACGCGATGGGCTACAAGCCGGTAGGCTCCGGCCGCCTGGTGCTGGAGGCGCCGATATGTCCCGACATGGTTGCCGCTGTGTCCAGGGACGCGCTTATAGCTCAGTGCGAGTGTCAG ATAATGTGCCAGATCTGGGAGGCGGTGTGGAGCAGCGGGCGGCGCGTGTCGTGGGCGGGCGTGGCGGCCGAGCGagccgcgcgcgccgcacccgccgccgccgccgccgccgcgctctccggcgcacgccgcgcgcgcgcgcaccgGCACG ACGCCGACATATATTCGAATATATCGTCGACGGTGCCGGAGACGCAACATCACAAACTTATCGACACTCGGTATCACAACGACATGACGTCACAGTGCAACCACATGTGCGCAGAAGTGCCTCTAGAAGAACCAGTACCCATGGTCCAACCCTATATGGTGCCGGCGGTACCCCAAATGATGTACCAGATACCTCATCAGCATCTACACGACGCGCCGGTCACTGTACCACAGTGCAGTAACGTTGCAATGATGACGCCCTACGGGGTACCCTATTACTACCCCGTTCAAGCACCTTACATGATCCCCACCCCAGTCTACCCGCCTATCAAACACGCTACCAACGTGCCTGTCAACGGGTACCCTCCGGTACACCCTTGCCGGTACCCATCCGTGACCACTGCACAATTAATAGAATTAGACTCCCCCTCCGTATATGAGAATGGAAAGTTTGAAAGACATAGAGATGACGAACGACCGCACAGAAGGAGTCGTCCCGATAGCTCAAGAAGAAACAGTACATCGAAGTCGGGGATGAGTGACGTCACGTTGCCAAGCCTCCCACGGTCCGACACGCAGCCGTCGCTCAGCAAGGCGAGGGAGGACGGCATGGGCACGTACGAGAGCTGGGACTACGTGTTCAGGAACTTGTCCAGTAAAGAGCACGAAGGGGACGCGAGGAGTCAGTTTTCACCATCGTTGGACCGTGATTCGAGAACATTGGACCGATTGGACCGAGAGGAGAGAAGGGCGAGGTATCAACCGACGACGCTGGATTTGGAGGACGGATTGCAAGCGCTCAACCTGGACAGGACATACGACGAAGAGATGTACCGAACGGCGAAGGTGAACGAGAATTTAATGCGGTTAAAACAGGAACAGGAAATGAAGAGGGCTAAGCAGCTCGCGAAGAAGAAGCACGAAGAAGCTAAACCGAAGAAACAGCTACCGCAAGAGCCGGTCGGTAATCCGAAAGCCGACGCGCTAATCCCCGCCAAAGTGGCACCGGACAAAGTGAAACTATTGACCAAGAAAGAAATCAAAGATAGAAAAGACATAATAAAGCAACAGAACTCGGTCAACGGCTCTGTTCAGAGCACGGCCGACGTGAAGAAAGTGAGGAAGCCAACGAAACTAGTCGCGCAAGAGATCGAAAGACCCAAGAGCAGAACGATAGAGAATGGAGCACAAAGCACATCGCACAGCTTGAAAAATAGCTCAG CGACAAGCACACAACCGAGCTACGAGCTCAAGGCACAACTGATAGTGTCGCTCGACGAGACGGATCATGCGCGCCACTCGCCGCCCCGCCACCTGCACAACGGCGACCGACCGCCGAGCCGACCGCCGAGCCGACCACCGAGCCGACCGCCGAGCCGCTCGCCGCACCGCGACGCCGCCGCGCGCGACACGTGGCAGTGCGGCACCTGCACCTACCTCAACGCCAACTCGCTCTCCGCCTGCGAGATGTGCGGTAAGTCGAAGCGCGGCCCGGAGATCCAGCCGCTGACGTCGGGCGGCCGCGAGTGTCCCGCCTGCACGCTCGTCAACCAGCGCGACGCCAAAACGTGTGACGCGTGCGGCACCAGTCTTGAACACTGTCCCACCTACATCTAA
- the LOC115447562 gene encoding uncharacterized protein LOC115447562 isoform X1 gives MRRHHNMMIFDDKFSYTEMMLFISFFHTNSITIKACQLHRDYYRSYKSSRHPLTYFKEPEYMWQCPSEMSHVYLNFPAFHVRYKHPTVVPATLGRTSDMPALPDRCLAARYNKPPCKAFIR, from the exons ATGCGGCGTCACCATAATATGATGATTTTTGACGACAAATTTTCATACACAGAGATGATGCTCTTTATCTCTTTCTTCCATACAAATAGCATCACAATCAAG GCTTGCCAGCTCCATCGTGATTATTATAGAAGTTATAAATCTAGTCGTCATCCTCTTACTTACTTCAAAGAACCCGAATACATGTGGCAATGTCCGTCGGAAATGTCTCA CGTTTATTTGAATTTCCCGGCGTTCCACGTGAGATACAAGCATCCTACAGTAGTTCCGGCTACCTTAGGACGGACTTCTGATATGCCTGCATTGCCCGATCGTTGTTTAGCTGCTCGTTACAACAAGCCCCCTTGTAAGGCTTTCATTAGATAA
- the LOC115447562 gene encoding uncharacterized protein LOC115447562 isoform X2, with protein MVKYILFSDILRQEEIENFYTACQLHRDYYRSYKSSRHPLTYFKEPEYMWQCPSEMSHVYLNFPAFHVRYKHPTVVPATLGRTSDMPALPDRCLAARYNKPPCKAFIR; from the exons ATGGTTAAATATATTCTGTTTTCGGATATCCTACGACAAGAGGAGATAGAAAACTTTTACACT GCTTGCCAGCTCCATCGTGATTATTATAGAAGTTATAAATCTAGTCGTCATCCTCTTACTTACTTCAAAGAACCCGAATACATGTGGCAATGTCCGTCGGAAATGTCTCA CGTTTATTTGAATTTCCCGGCGTTCCACGTGAGATACAAGCATCCTACAGTAGTTCCGGCTACCTTAGGACGGACTTCTGATATGCCTGCATTGCCCGATCGTTGTTTAGCTGCTCGTTACAACAAGCCCCCTTGTAAGGCTTTCATTAGATAA
- the LOC115447559 gene encoding calcium and integrin-binding protein 1, giving the protein MGGSQSYPGLTEDVLEDYRSLTYLNKGEILHLMKKFYSINPEKLKADYKHRFTREEILQKFDVLKNNPFQDRIFQVFSSQNDNCFSFEDMLDLCSAMSAECPAHVKASWAFRVFDLNDDNQLSASDIKGILDRLTWHPSNPNNYLDRESKTKIANVILDEINLDNSGAIGMSEFKLIMSRIPEFASAFYFRL; this is encoded by the exons ATGGGTGGTTCACAGTCGTATCCTGGTCTCACAGAAGATGTTTTGGAAGATTATAGAAGTTTAACGTACTTGAATAAAGGagaaatattaca TTTAATGAAGAAATTCTATTCAATAAATCCTGAAAAACTCAAAGCGGACTATAAACACAGATTTACGAGAGAGGAGATTCTTCAGAAGTTTGACGTATTGAAG AACAATCCATTCCAAGACCGCATATTCCAAGTATTCTCTTCACAGAATGACAACTGTTTCTCATTCGAGGACATGTTAGATTTGTGCTCTGCCATGAGCGCTGAGTGTCCTGCGCACGTGAAAGCGAGCTGGGCATTTAGAGTGTTTG ATTTAAACGACGACAATCAGCTATCGGCCAGTGACATCAAAGGCATTTTGGACCGTTTGACGTGGCATCCCAGTAACCCGAACAACTATTTAGATCGCGAATCTAAGACTAAAATCGCCAATGTC atcttGGACGAAATTAACCTGGACAACAGCGGAGCTATTGGCATGAGCGAATTCAaacttattatgtccagaatACCAGAATTTGCATctgcattttattttagattataa
- the LOC115447563 gene encoding uncharacterized protein LOC115447563 — protein sequence MDILFVDNGRQDEIETFYEASQRQRDFYRGYPKAYHPLIYFKDPEYMWQCPPDMTPTYLSFPMYHVKYKQPAVLPTTLGRTTGIPALPDRTLAGRFNKAACKLFVR from the exons atggatattttatttgtcgaCAACGGTAGGCAAGATGAAATTGAAACTTTTTATGAA GCGAGCCAGCGCCAAAGAGACTTCTACAGGGGCTATCCCAAGGCCTACCATCCTTTGATTTATTTCAAAGATCCAGAGTACATGTGGCAATGTCCACCGGACATGACACC GACCTATCTCTCCTTCCCCATGTACCACGTGAAATATAAGCAGCCGGCAGTATTGCCGACTACCTTAGGTCGTACTACGGGCATACCGGCACTACCAGATAGAACTCTAGCTGGGCGTTTCAACAAGGCCGCGTGCAAGCTtttcgttagataa